GCGGCGGCCACCACAATAGCATCGAAAGGCGCCGTATTCGGCAAACCCAGCATGCCGTCGCCATAGGTCAGGCGCACGCGCGTGGTCAAACGCAATTGCCGCAGGTGGCCGCGCGCCAGTTCGTATAGTCCGCGTATGCGTTCGATCGCGTACACGTCGCGGATGAATTGCGCCAGCACCGCGGCCTGGTAGCCACAGCCCGCGCCGACTTCCAGCACGCGGGTGGGCTCGCGATCTTCGCACACGGCGGCGATCATGCGCGCCACCACCCAAGGTTGGGAAATCGTCTGCGAATGCCCGATCGGCAACGCCGCGTCTTCATAGGCGCGGCTGGCCAGGGCCTGGTCGACGAACAGGTGGCGAGGCACCGCGTCCATGGCGTTCAGCACGCGATCGTCGGTAATGCCCTGGTCGCGCAGTCGCTGCACCATCGCACGGCGCAGGCGTTCCGAATTCAGGCCCAGGTTTCCGGCCGTATTGGGTATCGCCGGCGCGCCGCCGGGTAGCGTCGGCGGCGTGCGCGGCAACGTCGCCGCGGAAATCCGTGTGTTGCTGTTGGTGGCGGTATAGCCGGGCCCGAGGTTGCCGGTCTGGTACCCGCCGGCGCGCGACCTGACGGGCGGGCTCGCGGGCGGAATCGGTTCCGGGTCTACCCTTTTGCGCATAGAGGCTCCGCCCAGTGGCGCAGTTCAGGCAGCATCGCCTGGTGCGTCAGGTCCAGTCGCAGGGGCGTGATCGATACCGCGCCGTCGGCCACCGCATGAAAATCCGTGTCCGGGCCGGCATCCGCCGCGAGCCCGGCCGGCCCGATCCAGTAGACGGTATCGCCGTAAGGCGTGGTGGTGCGCACCACGGGCTCGGAAGGATGGCGCTTGCCCAGTCGCGTCACGCGCATGCCCTGCATGGTCTGCTCGGTCCGATTGGGAATATTCACGTTCAGCAGCACCGTCGCGGGCAGCGGATGGGCGATGTGGTGCTCGACCACCCGACGCGCCATGGCGGCGGCGGCGTCCAGGTGGGCCCAGCCCTTTTCATGCAGGGAAAACGCGATGGAAGGAATGCCGAACAGATAGCCTTCGATGGCGGCGGCCACGGTGCCCGAGTACAGCGTGTCGTCACCCATGTTGGCGCCGTTGTTGATGCCCGAGACGACCAGATCCGGACGCGCGTCCACCAGGCCGCCCGTGAGGGCGACGTGTACGCAATCGGACGGCGTGCCGTTGACGTAGAGAAAACCGTTGGCGGCCTCGCGTACCGACAGCGGACGACT
This genomic interval from Bordetella genomosp. 8 contains the following:
- a CDS encoding protein-L-isoaspartate(D-aspartate) O-methyltransferase: MRKRVDPEPIPPASPPVRSRAGGYQTGNLGPGYTATNSNTRISAATLPRTPPTLPGGAPAIPNTAGNLGLNSERLRRAMVQRLRDQGITDDRVLNAMDAVPRHLFVDQALASRAYEDAALPIGHSQTISQPWVVARMIAAVCEDREPTRVLEVGAGCGYQAAVLAQFIRDVYAIERIRGLYELARGHLRQLRLTTRVRLTYGDGMLGLPNTAPFDAIVVAAAGLAIPQALLSQLAPGGRLIAPEGGSDQRLVLVERTGASSWKRVELEAVRFVPLRAGIQS
- the surE gene encoding 5'/3'-nucleotidase SurE, producing the protein MRILVSNDDGYSAPGLLALVDALRGLGDLTVVAPEVNHSGASNSLTLSRPLSVREAANGFLYVNGTPSDCVHVALTGGLVDARPDLVVSGINNGANMGDDTLYSGTVAAAIEGYLFGIPSIAFSLHEKGWAHLDAAAAMARRVVEHHIAHPLPATVLLNVNIPNRTEQTMQGMRVTRLGKRHPSEPVVRTTTPYGDTVYWIGPAGLAADAGPDTDFHAVADGAVSITPLRLDLTHQAMLPELRHWAEPLCAKG